Proteins encoded in a region of the Mycobacterium branderi genome:
- a CDS encoding type II toxin-antitoxin system Phd/YefM family antitoxin, with translation MEVGVRDLRNRTSQVVDAVKAGEQVTLTVHGEPVADIVPHRRRVRWVSGERLRTELAERSADAGLTAELDELAGQTLDEL, from the coding sequence ATGGAGGTTGGTGTTCGGGACCTGCGTAATCGCACAAGTCAGGTAGTCGATGCGGTCAAGGCCGGCGAGCAGGTGACGCTTACGGTGCATGGCGAGCCGGTCGCCGATATTGTCCCGCACCGGCGCCGCGTCCGTTGGGTGTCGGGGGAACGTCTGCGAACCGAGTTGGCCGAACGCTCCGCCGACGCAGGTCTCACCGCCGAACTCGATGAACTTGCCGGTCAGACCCTCGATGAGCTGTGA
- a CDS encoding class I SAM-dependent methyltransferase — translation MSGRPWDASYRDGPAPWDIGRPQPAIARLASAGAFVGAVLDAGCGTGENALHVAALGLPVLGIDVAETALAMARKKAHERGLDVEFVAADALQLQRLGRRFTTVLDCGLFHTFDDNERQQYAVGLASVIEPGGTLYVLCFSDIGPDTGPHPVSRDELAAAFNPAAGWSVIALDAERIHTRFHGDDGAPAWLATVKRVSKDCATL, via the coding sequence ATGAGCGGGCGGCCGTGGGACGCGTCGTATCGCGACGGCCCGGCGCCGTGGGATATCGGTCGTCCGCAGCCCGCAATAGCGCGGCTGGCATCCGCAGGCGCGTTCGTCGGTGCGGTGCTCGACGCCGGCTGCGGCACCGGCGAGAACGCTCTGCATGTGGCCGCGCTCGGGTTACCGGTTCTGGGCATTGACGTGGCGGAGACCGCCCTGGCGATGGCGCGGAAGAAGGCGCATGAGCGTGGCCTAGACGTCGAGTTCGTCGCGGCGGATGCGTTGCAGCTGCAGCGCTTGGGGCGCAGGTTCACGACGGTGCTCGACTGCGGGCTGTTCCACACCTTCGACGACAACGAGCGGCAGCAGTATGCGGTCGGCCTGGCGTCGGTGATCGAGCCCGGTGGCACGCTATATGTGTTGTGCTTCAGCGATATTGGGCCCGACACCGGTCCGCACCCGGTCAGTCGCGACGAGCTCGCGGCGGCGTTCAATCCCGCTGCCGGTTGGAGTGTGATCGCCCTCGACGCGGAGCGGATCCACACGCGGTTTCACGGCGACGACGGTGCACCGGCCTGGCTGGCGACGGTCAAACGAGTCTCCAAGGATTGTGCTACGCTGTAG
- a CDS encoding VOC family protein: protein MTTSNPTVWLTLQAHNAPKLIDYYVDTFGFVVTARYGDGDRVDHAELQWPEGSGGIMLGSYKPGAEWCREPGTAGGYVVTSDPDRLYERVLSHKADIVRPLCKTDYGANEFTVRDPEGNLWSFGDYAGEPR from the coding sequence ATGACTACTTCGAATCCAACGGTCTGGTTGACACTGCAGGCGCATAACGCGCCCAAGCTGATCGACTACTACGTCGACACATTCGGTTTCGTAGTGACGGCACGTTACGGCGACGGGGACCGGGTCGACCACGCGGAATTGCAGTGGCCGGAGGGCAGCGGCGGCATCATGCTGGGCAGCTACAAGCCCGGCGCCGAGTGGTGCCGGGAACCGGGGACCGCCGGGGGCTACGTCGTCACCAGCGATCCGGATCGCCTCTACGAGCGCGTGCTGTCGCACAAGGCCGACATCGTTCGTCCGCTGTGCAAAACCGACTACGGCGCAAACGAATTCACCGTCCGCGATCCCGAGGGCAACTTGTGGTCATTCGGCGACTACGCCGGCGAACCGCGCTGA
- a CDS encoding helix-turn-helix domain-containing protein codes for MVGYRALDVPEAVHTGMPSSTLTFIVSLDDGVEAAETADALPAARPNPLVLGGLHVRASHVRQRPGQAGVQLAVHPLASRALFGVPAAELPVTGFDGVDVLGRPAAELPERAAEARDWPAVFAAVADYLVDARRRRDGVTVRPEVAYAWRLLERTRGRMPVGALADRVGVSTRHLTTLFQREVGRSPKTVSRLMRFQHAFAAIAASARTHGRVDLAAVAADTGYCDQAHLTREFVQFAGAPPRAWLAAEFRNIQDGGHSWASQWEHDYFESNGLVDTAGA; via the coding sequence ATGGTGGGCTACCGCGCGCTGGATGTGCCCGAGGCGGTGCACACCGGCATGCCGTCGTCGACGTTGACGTTCATCGTCAGCCTTGACGACGGGGTGGAGGCGGCCGAAACTGCGGACGCGCTGCCCGCCGCCCGGCCCAACCCGCTGGTCCTCGGCGGCCTGCATGTGCGGGCGAGCCATGTGCGGCAGCGTCCCGGTCAGGCGGGTGTGCAACTGGCCGTGCATCCGTTGGCGTCTCGGGCCCTGTTCGGTGTGCCCGCGGCCGAGCTGCCCGTCACCGGCTTCGACGGCGTCGACGTGCTTGGTCGGCCCGCGGCCGAGCTACCCGAGCGTGCCGCCGAAGCGCGCGACTGGCCCGCCGTGTTCGCCGCCGTCGCCGACTACCTTGTGGACGCCCGCCGGCGCCGCGACGGTGTGACGGTGCGGCCCGAGGTCGCCTACGCGTGGCGACTGCTGGAGCGCACCCGGGGCCGAATGCCGGTGGGCGCGTTGGCCGATCGGGTCGGAGTGAGCACTCGCCATCTGACCACGCTGTTCCAGCGGGAGGTCGGCAGGTCCCCGAAGACGGTGTCGAGGCTGATGCGATTCCAGCACGCGTTTGCGGCAATCGCGGCGTCGGCGCGCACGCACGGCCGGGTCGACCTGGCGGCGGTTGCGGCCGACACCGGTTATTGCGACCAGGCGCATCTGACCCGGGAATTCGTTCAGTTCGCCGGTGCACCGCCGCGCGCCTGGCTGGCCGCGGAGTTCCGAAACATCCAAGACGGCGGGCACTCCTGGGCGTCACAGTGGGAGCATGACTACTTCGAATCCAACGGTCTGGTTGACACTGCAGGCGCATAA
- a CDS encoding forkhead-associated protein, producing the protein MGQPAPHEGESSVIVSLSEAAIHMHAAAIEALPSPTDKTFHKRASVVLSGMRKLRAALTEAAGRSRSSPMVIMALSDVRRRYDELMTRAAAAPGSSLGQQLYAARIRAKLSAREVANGRGLRAELVDDLEAGEIPTQEEAAKVRDLIAALGGVPTPEHHEATAVDAALVSTDAG; encoded by the coding sequence GTGGGACAACCCGCGCCACACGAAGGGGAATCGTCCGTCATCGTCAGCCTTTCCGAGGCTGCGATCCACATGCATGCGGCCGCGATCGAGGCGTTGCCGTCGCCGACCGACAAGACGTTTCACAAGCGTGCGAGCGTCGTTTTGTCCGGCATGCGGAAGTTGCGGGCGGCGCTGACCGAAGCAGCGGGCCGCAGCAGGTCCTCACCGATGGTGATCATGGCGCTCAGCGACGTGCGGCGCCGCTACGACGAACTGATGACCCGCGCCGCCGCCGCGCCGGGATCGAGCCTGGGCCAGCAGCTGTATGCCGCCCGTATCCGGGCCAAGTTGTCCGCCCGGGAAGTGGCCAACGGCAGGGGCCTGCGCGCCGAGCTGGTCGACGATCTCGAGGCCGGGGAAATCCCCACGCAGGAGGAAGCGGCGAAGGTCCGGGATCTGATCGCTGCCCTCGGCGGCGTGCCCACGCCCGAGCATCACGAAGCCACTGCAGTCGATGCCGCGCTTGTTTCCACCGACGCCGGCTAG
- a CDS encoding YdeI/OmpD-associated family protein, with protein MASKQIPGGVVHELPADLRKALIGNTTALAAWKDITPLARNEFICWVEDAKQQKTRERRIRRTQEELEEGLRRPCCWPGCKHRERTGK; from the coding sequence GTGGCCAGCAAGCAAATTCCCGGTGGGGTGGTCCACGAGTTGCCCGCAGACCTGCGCAAGGCGCTGATCGGCAACACCACAGCATTGGCTGCGTGGAAGGACATCACGCCGTTGGCGCGCAACGAGTTCATCTGCTGGGTCGAGGACGCCAAGCAACAGAAGACTCGCGAGCGCCGGATCCGCCGGACCCAGGAAGAGCTGGAAGAAGGCCTGCGCAGGCCGTGCTGTTGGCCTGGGTGCAAGCACCGCGAGCGGACCGGCAAGTAG
- a CDS encoding cytochrome P450, protein MRTDQTVDLYYDPFDLGIDDDPYPVWQRMRAEAPLYFNDKYSFYALSRYDDVVRALPDWQTYRSGRGTTADILFSGIEVPPGILLFEDPPLHDLHRRLLSGVFTPRRMLSVEGLVRDFCSRALDPLRDRDGFDFVADLGAIMPMRTIGYLLGIPEEGQQLIRDRTDKNISLGERRESVSPTVFEDTIAMFAEYIEWRATHPSDDLMTELLNAHLEEPDGSTRPLDRTEVLAYTAMIAGAGNETTARLIGFMGQLLGEHPDQRRELVADPSLIPSAVEETLRYEAPSPVQARYVACDTELYGQTVAEGSNMLLLNGSANRDETRFPDADRYDIHRKGGHLSFGHGLHFCLGSALARLEARIAFEEVLKRWTDWDVDYDNARRAHTSSVRGWAQLPVKTK, encoded by the coding sequence ATGAGGACAGACCAGACCGTGGACTTGTACTACGACCCGTTCGACCTGGGCATCGACGACGATCCCTATCCGGTCTGGCAACGGATGCGCGCCGAGGCCCCGTTGTACTTCAACGACAAGTACAGCTTTTATGCGCTGAGTCGCTACGACGACGTCGTCCGTGCGCTGCCCGACTGGCAGACGTACCGTTCCGGCCGCGGCACCACCGCAGACATCTTGTTCAGTGGCATCGAGGTGCCGCCAGGGATCTTGCTGTTCGAGGATCCACCCTTGCACGACTTGCACCGGCGCTTGTTGTCGGGTGTGTTCACCCCTCGACGGATGCTGTCCGTCGAAGGGTTAGTGCGCGACTTCTGTTCGCGTGCACTGGATCCGCTGCGCGATCGGGACGGCTTCGACTTCGTCGCCGATCTCGGGGCGATCATGCCGATGCGCACCATCGGCTATCTGCTCGGCATTCCGGAGGAGGGTCAGCAGCTGATCCGTGATCGCACCGACAAGAACATTTCACTCGGTGAACGACGGGAAAGCGTGAGCCCCACGGTGTTTGAGGACACCATCGCGATGTTTGCCGAATACATCGAGTGGCGGGCCACCCATCCTTCCGACGACCTGATGACGGAGCTACTCAACGCGCACCTCGAAGAACCCGACGGATCCACGCGACCGCTCGACCGCACCGAAGTTCTCGCCTACACCGCGATGATCGCTGGCGCCGGCAACGAAACGACCGCCCGGCTGATCGGGTTCATGGGCCAACTGCTGGGGGAACATCCCGATCAGCGCCGTGAACTCGTCGCCGACCCGTCGCTGATTCCGTCCGCGGTGGAGGAGACGTTGCGCTACGAGGCGCCGTCACCCGTGCAGGCGCGCTACGTCGCTTGCGACACTGAGCTTTACGGGCAGACGGTGGCCGAGGGGTCCAATATGTTGTTGCTCAACGGGTCCGCCAATCGTGACGAAACACGCTTCCCGGATGCCGACCGCTACGACATCCACCGCAAGGGCGGGCATTTGAGCTTCGGCCACGGATTGCATTTCTGCCTGGGTTCGGCGCTGGCGCGCCTCGAGGCGCGGATCGCCTTCGAAGAAGTCCTCAAGCGATGGACCGACTGGGACGTCGACTACGACAACGCGAGACGGGCACACACATCCAGTGTGCGGGGGTGGGCGCAGCTACCGGTCAAGACCAAGTAG
- a CDS encoding spirocyclase AveC family protein: protein MSGQLTPLLKAGIAFAYIGGLSFLAIGLYLSIRRRRLHPLLLLCVSAISFSWIEAPYDWAMYAQFPPALPRMPSWWPLNMTWGGLPSAVPVGYMSYFVLPAVIGAAAGRWLSVKLHWRRPITLLSVGLVVGFCWALFFNAVLGARLGIFHYGYVIPGLALSEGTKYQYPLYDSLAMGVQMMVFTYLLGRTDLKGRNVIEMWADRKSTNRLQASALSIAAVIVVGNLLYGAVFAPHLVTKLGGWVTAGPTAPLFPGVPNQPQ from the coding sequence ATGAGCGGCCAGCTGACGCCGTTGCTGAAAGCGGGCATCGCCTTCGCCTACATCGGCGGTCTCTCGTTCTTGGCGATCGGGCTGTATCTGAGCATTCGTCGTCGCCGGCTACACCCGCTGCTGCTGCTGTGCGTCTCCGCGATTTCCTTTTCTTGGATCGAGGCGCCCTACGACTGGGCGATGTACGCGCAGTTTCCGCCCGCCCTTCCGCGCATGCCGTCCTGGTGGCCGTTGAACATGACCTGGGGCGGGCTACCGTCGGCGGTGCCCGTTGGCTACATGTCGTACTTCGTGCTGCCAGCAGTAATCGGCGCCGCGGCAGGGCGATGGCTGAGCGTAAAGTTGCACTGGCGCAGGCCGATCACGCTTCTGAGCGTCGGGCTCGTCGTCGGATTCTGCTGGGCCTTGTTCTTCAACGCCGTCCTGGGCGCACGGCTGGGCATCTTCCACTACGGCTACGTGATTCCCGGCCTTGCGCTGTCAGAGGGCACCAAGTACCAGTACCCGCTTTATGACTCGTTGGCGATGGGTGTGCAGATGATGGTGTTCACCTACTTGCTGGGACGCACGGATTTAAAAGGACGCAATGTCATCGAGATGTGGGCCGATCGCAAATCGACCAACCGCCTGCAGGCGTCGGCGCTGTCCATCGCCGCAGTGATCGTCGTCGGAAACCTGCTCTACGGCGCGGTTTTCGCACCCCATCTCGTAACGAAGCTGGGCGGCTGGGTGACCGCGGGGCCGACGGCGCCGCTGTTTCCGGGCGTACCCAACCAACCGCAATGA
- a CDS encoding TetR/AcrR family transcriptional regulator: protein MPQRPTAKSPATRRPRGAPRTLLLDAARDLFARRDYRSTTTREIAEAAGVTEHLLFRHFGSKAGLFREALVLPFTSFVDEFRSTWQSVVPEETDEEELARHFVGHLYDVLVEHRGLLLTLVASETLSEEEMADAGIADIRRAFTVLGQISAQGMHLRGMRSSQPDLPAHSTVAMIAGMAALRSTYFGAKPPSRDAIVEELVQAILHGFLHRHE from the coding sequence ATGCCCCAGCGACCAACCGCCAAGAGCCCGGCAACGCGCCGCCCTCGCGGTGCGCCGCGCACACTTTTGCTCGACGCTGCCCGTGACCTGTTCGCCCGCCGCGACTACCGCAGCACCACCACCCGCGAAATCGCCGAGGCCGCCGGCGTCACCGAGCACCTGCTCTTTCGTCACTTCGGCTCGAAGGCAGGCCTGTTTCGGGAAGCGCTGGTCCTGCCCTTCACCAGCTTCGTCGACGAATTCCGCAGCACGTGGCAGTCGGTCGTCCCAGAGGAAACCGACGAGGAGGAGTTGGCCCGGCATTTCGTCGGGCACCTGTACGACGTCCTGGTGGAACATCGCGGCCTTCTGCTCACGCTCGTCGCCTCGGAGACACTCAGCGAGGAGGAAATGGCCGACGCGGGCATCGCCGACATCCGGCGGGCATTCACGGTGCTCGGCCAGATCAGCGCCCAAGGCATGCACCTGCGTGGGATGCGCTCGAGCCAGCCGGACCTGCCGGCCCACTCGACGGTGGCGATGATCGCCGGCATGGCTGCGTTGCGGTCGACGTACTTCGGCGCCAAGCCGCCGTCGCGGGACGCGATCGTGGAGGAACTGGTCCAGGCGATTCTGCACGGGTTCCTGCACAGGCACGAGTGA
- a CDS encoding glycoside hydrolase, translated as MAGLLVVSAAMLYAQSTETPCCARTSAAAQAAQPSAPTTATHANDPVKPHIATPAEVDMLAASAPATAQNFQLALPAGVAPESGLQVKTIWAARSISVLFPQIRTIGGYRQDALKWHPNGLAIDVMIPNYHSPDGIELGNQIAGYALANAKRWGVLHVIWRQKFYPGIGAPSWTADYGNETLNHYDHVHIATDGGGYPTGHETYYIGSMSPAPPQ; from the coding sequence ATGGCTGGCCTGCTCGTCGTCTCTGCCGCCATGCTCTACGCCCAAAGCACCGAGACCCCCTGTTGCGCCAGGACTTCGGCAGCGGCTCAGGCCGCCCAGCCGAGCGCGCCGACAACTGCGACGCACGCCAACGATCCGGTCAAGCCGCACATCGCCACTCCCGCGGAAGTCGACATGCTGGCGGCAAGCGCACCCGCCACCGCCCAGAACTTCCAACTCGCGTTGCCCGCCGGCGTCGCGCCGGAATCAGGGTTACAGGTCAAGACGATTTGGGCGGCCCGGTCCATCAGCGTGCTGTTCCCGCAGATCAGGACCATTGGCGGGTACCGGCAGGACGCTTTGAAATGGCACCCCAACGGGTTGGCGATCGACGTGATGATCCCGAACTATCACTCCCCCGACGGCATCGAACTCGGCAACCAAATCGCCGGGTATGCCTTGGCGAATGCCAAACGATGGGGAGTGCTCCACGTGATCTGGCGGCAGAAGTTCTACCCGGGCATCGGCGCGCCCAGTTGGACGGCGGACTACGGCAACGAAACGCTCAACCACTACGACCACGTCCATATCGCCACCGACGGCGGCGGATACCCGACCGGGCACGAAACGTATTACATCGGCTCGATGAGTCCCGCGCCGCCGCAGTGA
- a CDS encoding fructose bisphosphate aldolase: MNEEQRNLMGSGRGFIAALDQSGGSTPKALKLYGISEDKYHTEEQMFDLIHQMRARLMSSPRFTGDKILATILFEQTMDRTISGEDTPAFLWKQKHIVPFVKVDQGLDDAKYGVQLMKPMTKLDSLLERAVEKGIFGTKMRSFIAEPNEAGIKAIVDEQFEYGHKIAERGLMPILEPEVSIKCSDKPRADRLLVEALQAKLDKLDAGTQVMLKLTLPDENDLYAPLIEHPRVLRVVALSGGYSLAESCTILARCHGLIASFSRALTEGLTVDQTDEEFDEKLGSNIDDIYRASLT; this comes from the coding sequence GTGAACGAAGAACAACGCAACCTGATGGGCTCGGGACGTGGCTTCATCGCCGCGTTGGACCAGAGCGGCGGCAGCACGCCCAAGGCCTTGAAGCTCTACGGGATCTCGGAGGACAAGTACCACACTGAGGAGCAGATGTTCGATCTGATCCATCAGATGCGTGCGCGGCTCATGTCGAGTCCCCGTTTTACTGGCGACAAGATCCTGGCGACCATCCTTTTCGAGCAGACCATGGACCGCACCATCAGCGGCGAGGACACCCCCGCGTTTCTGTGGAAGCAGAAGCACATCGTGCCGTTCGTCAAAGTGGACCAAGGGCTCGACGACGCCAAATACGGTGTGCAGCTGATGAAGCCGATGACCAAGCTCGACTCGCTGTTGGAGCGGGCCGTCGAGAAGGGCATCTTCGGCACCAAGATGCGCTCGTTCATCGCCGAGCCGAACGAAGCCGGGATCAAGGCCATCGTCGACGAACAGTTCGAATACGGGCACAAGATCGCCGAGCGTGGACTCATGCCGATCCTCGAGCCCGAGGTGAGCATCAAATGCTCCGACAAGCCCCGAGCCGACAGGCTCCTGGTGGAGGCGCTTCAGGCGAAGCTCGACAAGCTCGACGCAGGCACCCAGGTCATGCTCAAGCTGACCTTGCCCGACGAGAACGACCTCTATGCGCCGCTGATCGAGCACCCTCGAGTCCTGCGCGTCGTCGCGCTGTCGGGCGGCTACAGCCTTGCCGAAAGCTGCACCATCCTGGCGCGCTGCCACGGGCTCATCGCCAGCTTCTCCCGGGCCTTGACCGAAGGGCTGACTGTCGACCAGACCGACGAGGAATTCGACGAGAAGCTCGGCTCGAACATCGACGATATCTACCGTGCCTCGCTGACCTAG
- a CDS encoding MmpS family transport accessory protein — MSPRSVGRTVLARAWMPLVAVVAVGAGAVGMWKVHQFSAPPPVITVNGPAAPEQTTPKQLTYELFGSVGDGGMLVYLDIDGHPHQVDLTTLPWSHTETTTLTVVSGSISAQVHGGQLGCRMLVNGVVRDEQSDTHEDAHVMCRVKSA, encoded by the coding sequence GTGAGTCCTCGTTCAGTCGGCCGGACCGTCCTGGCACGCGCGTGGATGCCGTTGGTGGCCGTCGTTGCGGTCGGCGCGGGAGCGGTGGGCATGTGGAAGGTGCACCAGTTCTCCGCTCCCCCGCCCGTCATCACGGTCAATGGCCCGGCAGCGCCCGAGCAGACCACGCCCAAGCAGCTCACGTATGAGTTGTTCGGGTCCGTCGGCGACGGCGGGATGCTCGTCTATTTGGACATCGACGGACACCCGCATCAGGTTGATCTGACGACGTTGCCGTGGTCGCACACGGAGACGACGACGCTCACGGTGGTATCCGGCAGCATCTCGGCGCAGGTTCATGGTGGCCAACTCGGCTGCCGGATGTTGGTGAATGGCGTTGTCCGCGATGAACAATCCGACACCCATGAGGATGCGCACGTCATGTGTCGGGTGAAATCCGCATGA
- a CDS encoding MMPL/RND family transporter, whose protein sequence is MVRVLAIPIIAFWALLAVSTNTFMPQVERVAEELAGPMVPHYAPSQRALLRIGEKFHESNSTNLTMLVLEADRPLGDVDHRYYDDLVRRLKQDPKHVQYVMDLWGKPITAAGAQSVDGKAAYVLLRLAGDIGQMQANESVAAVRDIVAKDPAPPGLRVYVSGAAPLASDTVAIANSSLNNITIVTIILIVTMLLLVYRSLTNVVVPLLGVLIEMLVAKGVIATLGHLGYIELSSFAVNIVVALTLGAGTDYGIFLMGRYHEARQAGESREDAFYIAYKGVTPIIIGSGLTIAGACYCLTFARLNYFHTMGPAVGIAMLFTIAAALTLGPAILTVGSLFGLFDPRQKVKATLYRRIGASVVRWPVPILTASAAAVMFGAIFVPTYRQNYDDRAYQPHNAPANQGFAAADRHFPRSKLFSEMLMIETDHDMRNSADFISLDRVAKSLIRLPGVAMVQSITRPLGRPLEHATLPYLFTTQGSGNGQQLPFNKQQNANTDEQAQITTHSVEVLRKEIVYFQNMSDELHNTVLTVEDLQQITDEMNQEISNVDDFFRPIKSYFYWEKHCFDIPICWTFRSLFDGLDNIDHLAADIKDARTSLEAVDRILPQVITQLKLTADDSEALAARLVSSYGQSALQSTQTDQTFDDMINVGLDFDRSRSDDFFYIPREGFDNDDVKTGMQLLMSPDGKAARFIVTHEGNAMGPEGVQHVEQFPGAITTILKETSLAGARVYIGGSGSNDKDIKEYAASDLLIVAIAAFVLIFLIMLFLTRSLMAALVIPGTVAFSYAGAFGLSVLVWQHLIGLPLHWLVLPLTFIILVAVGSDYNLLLIVRVKDELHAGLNTGLIRALGSTGGVVTSAGLVFAFTMLAMLTSDLRSIGQVGSTVCIGLLLDTLIVRSFVVPCILRILGPWFWWPTLVRSRPAPQR, encoded by the coding sequence ATGGTCCGCGTGCTCGCAATACCGATCATCGCGTTTTGGGCGCTTCTCGCCGTGTCGACGAACACCTTTATGCCGCAAGTCGAGCGGGTCGCAGAAGAACTTGCGGGCCCGATGGTCCCGCACTACGCGCCGTCGCAGCGGGCATTGCTGCGCATCGGCGAGAAGTTCCACGAGTCCAATTCGACCAACTTGACGATGCTCGTGTTGGAAGCCGACCGGCCGCTGGGCGATGTGGACCATCGCTACTACGACGACTTGGTACGCCGGCTGAAGCAAGACCCCAAGCACGTGCAGTACGTCATGGATCTGTGGGGGAAACCGATCACTGCGGCCGGGGCGCAGAGCGTCGACGGCAAAGCCGCGTACGTGCTGCTGCGTCTTGCGGGCGACATCGGCCAGATGCAAGCGAACGAATCCGTCGCGGCCGTTAGGGATATCGTCGCAAAGGACCCCGCGCCGCCCGGCCTGCGGGTCTACGTCAGCGGCGCGGCGCCGCTCGCCTCGGACACGGTGGCTATCGCCAATTCGAGCCTGAACAACATCACGATCGTGACGATCATCCTCATCGTCACGATGCTGCTGCTGGTGTATCGCTCCCTCACCAACGTGGTGGTGCCCCTGCTCGGTGTTCTGATCGAGATGCTGGTTGCGAAGGGGGTTATCGCAACCCTCGGGCATCTGGGCTACATCGAACTGTCGTCGTTCGCGGTGAACATCGTCGTCGCGCTGACGCTTGGAGCCGGGACCGATTACGGCATCTTCTTGATGGGCCGATATCACGAGGCGCGACAGGCCGGCGAAAGCCGGGAGGACGCGTTCTACATCGCGTACAAGGGTGTCACGCCGATCATCATCGGCTCGGGATTGACGATCGCCGGGGCGTGTTACTGCCTGACTTTCGCGCGGCTCAACTACTTCCACACCATGGGGCCGGCGGTTGGGATCGCCATGCTGTTCACCATCGCGGCAGCGCTGACGCTGGGCCCGGCCATCTTGACCGTGGGCAGCCTATTCGGGCTCTTCGATCCCAGACAAAAGGTCAAGGCGACGCTGTATCGGCGGATCGGGGCGAGCGTGGTGCGCTGGCCGGTCCCGATCCTTACGGCCAGCGCCGCTGCCGTCATGTTCGGGGCGATCTTCGTGCCGACCTACCGGCAGAACTACGACGACCGTGCCTATCAGCCGCACAATGCCCCGGCGAATCAGGGTTTCGCGGCGGCGGATCGGCACTTCCCGAGGAGCAAGCTGTTCTCCGAGATGCTGATGATCGAGACGGATCACGACATGCGCAACTCGGCGGACTTCATCTCCTTAGACCGGGTTGCGAAGAGCCTGATCCGTCTTCCCGGCGTCGCGATGGTGCAAAGCATCACCAGGCCTCTGGGCCGCCCATTGGAACACGCCACGCTGCCGTATCTGTTCACGACGCAGGGCAGCGGCAACGGTCAACAGCTGCCGTTCAACAAGCAGCAGAACGCCAATACCGATGAGCAGGCACAGATTACAACCCATTCCGTCGAAGTCTTGCGGAAAGAGATCGTCTATTTCCAAAACATGTCCGACGAGCTGCACAACACGGTTCTCACCGTCGAGGATCTGCAACAGATCACCGATGAGATGAACCAGGAAATCTCGAACGTCGATGACTTCTTCCGGCCGATCAAGAGCTACTTCTATTGGGAGAAGCACTGTTTCGACATCCCCATCTGCTGGACGTTCAGGTCGCTGTTCGACGGGCTCGACAACATCGACCACTTGGCTGCGGACATCAAGGACGCCAGAACCTCTCTCGAAGCCGTGGATAGGATCCTGCCGCAAGTCATCACGCAACTGAAACTCACCGCCGACGACTCGGAGGCCTTGGCCGCTCGTTTGGTCAGCAGCTACGGCCAGTCGGCGCTGCAGTCCACGCAAACGGACCAGACGTTCGACGACATGATCAATGTCGGGCTCGACTTCGACCGGTCGCGCAGCGACGACTTCTTCTACATCCCCCGTGAAGGTTTCGACAACGACGACGTCAAGACCGGCATGCAGCTGCTGATGTCGCCGGACGGCAAGGCTGCTCGGTTCATCGTCACCCACGAGGGCAACGCCATGGGTCCCGAAGGCGTGCAGCATGTCGAACAGTTCCCCGGGGCGATCACCACGATCTTGAAAGAGACGTCGTTGGCCGGCGCACGGGTTTACATCGGCGGTTCTGGATCCAACGACAAGGACATCAAGGAATACGCCGCATCGGATCTGCTGATCGTAGCGATCGCCGCCTTCGTACTGATCTTCCTGATCATGTTGTTCCTGACGCGAAGTCTGATGGCCGCCTTGGTGATTCCGGGCACCGTGGCGTTCTCGTACGCCGGGGCGTTCGGACTCTCCGTACTCGTCTGGCAGCACCTCATCGGCTTGCCGCTGCACTGGTTGGTGCTGCCGCTGACGTTCATCATCCTGGTGGCGGTGGGGTCGGACTACAACCTGCTGTTGATCGTCCGGGTCAAAGACGAGCTCCATGCCGGGTTGAACACCGGCCTTATCCGCGCGCTCGGAAGCACCGGTGGTGTGGTGACGTCCGCGGGTTTGGTGTTCGCGTTCACGATGCTGGCAATGCTCACAAGCGATCTGCGCAGCATCGGTCAGGTGGGTTCGACCGTGTGCATCGGCCTGTTGCTCGACACGCTGATCGTGCGCTCGTTCGTCGTGCCGTGCATCCTGCGAATTCTCGGGCCGTGGTTCTGGTGGCCGACACTGGTGCGTTCCCGTCCGGCGCCGCAGCGATAG